In the genome of Pogona vitticeps strain Pit_001003342236 chromosome 13, PviZW2.1, whole genome shotgun sequence, one region contains:
- the LOC140702575 gene encoding uncharacterized protein LOC140702575, translating to MRYKKEVLQKTGSHTSWVFPGAPAFLPNIGGHSDTPTYCNFVSRAEFNATVEEPCQFTLPEYACGFAGQVSNLTSSELASLLQCTLRNQSAQLDQEAFLLLFEMVEVDTLQGALEELSMQIPKEQIDPKTKALLLNAAWEKLKTEPQVQQAGFLASWFQETIHSYLTSINADILDCMTRLPITCNGFATVIQALDSVYLRLENSTKQAVANWISRFLTIHRCHESSSKEWLRSNWKSFLNLVSYNDLTKTWADFDGFSALDVLTPRQLAQLTVAHRSLSNISRAEPIAHVLSSQTVPYMEGYLRELSLLPLEPSLDPGALRLMLETVLAKVNQSFPDLCSPSLKDLFQVKLNPFLPAMDEKILSLLPTQIGCADFHSIYKGLDSVFHELDPNTQTAVFKNRLSFLEGQLAREGAACTFTAPSSQQWLQENFGPSSRFADYRDFVHLNPSFNGFEVLDMLTATQIATLVVISGIFTDGTRIGAETEANKVMGTFQSRNVTELQTFLLQVNALAEQRNIREVTNAEVRHIMLLGIFEILKPGFASREITDPEAWFGGILTLYLPSITLEELETLPPLSNCTQLLDM from the exons ATGAG GTATAAAAAGGAGGTGCTCCAAAAAACTGGGTCTCACACCAGCTGGGTGTTTCCTGGTGCACCGGCTTTCCTCCCGAACATAGGAGGACATTCTGACA CTCCGACCTACTGCAACTTTGTCAGCAG GGCAGAGTTCAACGCCACCGTCGAAGAACCATGCCAATTTACGCTGCCGGAATACGCCTGTGGCTTCGCGGGCCAG GTCTCCAACCTGACTTCCAGTGAGCTGGCCTCCCTCCTTCAGTGCACTCTCAGGAACCAATCAGCTCAGCTTGACCAAGAGGCATTTTTACTGCTCTTTGAAATGGTTGAGGTGGACACCTTGCAGGGAGCGTTGGAGGAGCTCAGCATGCAG ATCCCCAAGGAACAGATTGACCCAAAAACCAAGGCCCTCTTGCTCAACGCAGCATGGGAGAAATTGAAGACAGAACCACAGGTCCAGCAAGCCGGCTTCCTAGCCTCCTGGTTTCAGGAGACCATACACTCTTACTTGACATCCATAAATGCTGACATCTTGGACTGCATGACCAGACTTCCCATCACTTGCAATGGCTTTGCTACTGT CATCCAAGCTCTGGACAGTGTGTATTTGAGGTTGGAGAACAGCACAAAGCAGGCGGTGGCCAACTGGATTTCCCGATTCCTCACCATACACC GGTGCCACGAAAGTTCATCCAAAGAGTGGCTACGGAGCAACTGGAAGAGTTTTCTCAACCTCGTCTCCTACAATGACCTCACAAAGACCTGGGCTGATTTTGATGGG TTTTCAGCTCTTGATGTCCTGACGCCTCGCCAGCTCGCCCAGCTGACGGTTGCGCATCGCAGCCTCTCCAACATCAGCCGGGCTGAACCCATCGCCCACGTCCTCAGCAGCCAGACGGTCCCCTACATGGAGGGCTACTTGAGGGAGTTATCGCTCTTGCCTCTGGAGCCCTCGCTGGATCCCGGCGCCCTGCGTCTGATGCTGGAGACCGTCCTGGCCAAGGTGAACCAGAGCTTCCCGGATCTCTGCTCCCCGTCTTTGAAAGACCTCTTCCAGGTGAAACTGAACCCGTTCCTCCCTGCCATGGACGAAAAGATCCTGAGCCTTTTGCCAACCCAAATTGGATGTGCAGACTTCCACAGCAT CTACAAGGGACTCGATTCTGTGTTTCATGAGTTAGATCCGAATACCCAGACGGCGGTCTTCAAAAATCGCCTGAGTTTTCTGGAAGGACAACTGGCCAGAGAAG GAGCGGCATGCACCTTCACAGCGCCAAGCAGCCAACAGTGGCTGCAAGAGAACTTTGGACCCTCCAGCCGCTTTGCCGACTACCGTGATTTCGTCCACTTAAATCCTTCTTTTAATGGA ttCGAAGTGCTGGACATGTTGACCGCGACCCAAATAGCAACATTGGTGGTCATCTCTGGCATCTTCACAGACGGGACCAGGATTGGTGCCGAGACAGAGGCAAACAAAGTCATGGGCACCTTCCAAAGCCGGAATGTAACGGAGCTCCAGACCTTTCTTCTCCAGGTCAACGCACTTGCGGAACAG AGAAACATCAGGGAAGTAACTAATGCAGAGGTTCGTCACATCATGCTCCTGGGGATTTTTGAAATCCTGAAGCCAGGCTTTGCCTCGAGGGAGATAACCGATCCAGAGGCTTGGTTTGGTGGGATCCTGACACTGTACCTGCCATCGATCACCCTGGAGGAGCTGGAAACCCTGCCTCCTTTGTCCAACTGCACCCAGTTGCTAGACATGTGA